The window CCTCACATATTAACTGTTCGACATCCACCCAGCTCTGATTCTTAAACCTGTGACTTTAGCTATTTGTGGATGTAGCCGTCAAATTAAGCGAACATTTCCGCGAGATCCTGCCAACAAATGTTAGTTTGGCTCCGTATAAGTTAGTATTGTTCTTGATGCCAGCTGTTTTTAGGTTTATCAATGTTTCTAATTCTGCTATTGTCAGCATCATGTATCGCTTATCAAGCGAATGCTGCAAAAATGTAACATCCACAGAGAAAACTCGGTTTCCGCCACCGCTGAATTCAAGAGAGTAACAGCACTTACAGATTTATATGTTAAACACTATTACAGCATCACCAAGCCTGGCAATACGGGTATCCGCCGAAAAATTATGGATGTTCAATTCATTGCTTCAGGCAGGAATACACGTTCAGTCGGAATCAGAGACCTCAATAGGCGTTTTTTTAAAACAGTTACCAGGATTCAGTGAAGATTATATTACTGAACAGATACAGACAATTTTCCTGAATGGCACAGCCACTGATGATCTGGCAACACCGTTGGTCGGCGAGGCTCCTGTACTTGCAATATCCGCGGCGATGCCGGGACTTGCCGGCGCGATTTTCAGAAAAAACAGCCTCCACGCTGCTTTGAGAACCACAAAGGGACCTGAGAACACCACGTTCAACAAACAGCAGATTACCGTTTGTCTTAAGCTTTTCAATACTATAGCAAGAGATCGCGGCGAAGAGATGCTACGCCTTGGCGTTTTGATTGACAGCTCCGCTATACAACAATTTTTCTCAACCCGCTCTTCCACTCTGCAGCACATTACCAGTATCACACTGAATAACGAATCGATAACAGAACCTGAAATGCTCTCTTTACTGGAGCAATATGACAGGTTGAATATACAGGTAGTATGACGTCATGACATCCAAACCACAAACCCGGGATATGCTGGGGCGCACAACCCTTACTCCCGTACCGGAGGCCAGATCGATACTGCTCGACCAGCTGCAAAAGATCTCCCCGGAAACAGAAACTATTCGTATAGAAGATGGCCTGGACCGGGTCCTTGCACAATCTATATTCTCCGCAGAGAACCTTCCACCTCACCCGCGTTCAGTCATGGACGGTTTTGCTGTCTGTGCCGCAGACACTTTTGGCGCAAGCGAATCTATGCCTTGCTATCTGCAAATCACCGGCAACGTCGCCATGGGGGAAATGCCAGTAGGTGAAGTACAGCGGGGCTGCTGCTTCAAGATCGCCACCGGCGGCTTTCTGCCCAAAGGCGCTGATGCGGTGATCATGCACGAGCACACGGTTCCAGTCGATGAGACCATGATTGAAATCGTAAAAGGCGGTGGACCTGGCACAGCTATCATCGGCGTTGGCGATGACATTCGCGAAGGTGAAGAGGCCCTGAAGCCCGGCCACTTGCTCAGACCACAGGATCTTGGCCTATTGGCTGCACTCGGCATAACCCAAATCAAGGTGTATCGCCAGGTACGGGTAGGCATTGTCTCAACCGGCGATGAAATAGTCCCCCACTCCGAACAACCGGGTCCCGGCAAGATTCGAAACATCAACAGTGTGGCTCTCGTTGGCCTCATTTCAAGGGCCGGAGCCATTCCGACAGATTACGGTATTGTCTCAGATCAGCGCGAGGTGTTCTTTCCTGTTCTTGAAAACGCTTTAAAAGAAAACGACATCGTGCTCTTTTCCGGCGGTAGCTCTGTCGGTGTACGCGACCTTGGGGAACAGGCTGTAGAATCTCTCGGGCCTCCGGGAATATTGGTACACGGCGTTAAGCTTAAACCCGGAAAACCCGTTCTCATAGGCTTGAGCGGCACAAAACCTGTTTTTGGGCTTCCCGGCCATCCGGTGTCCGCACTGGTTTGTTTTGATTTATTCGTTGCACCGGCTATCAAACAACTTTCTGGTGAAGTTACCGGACCGAAACCGACAGCAACGGTGACAGCAAAACTTTCCAGAAATCTCAACTCTGCTGCAGGTCGACTCGACCTGGTTCGTGTGCGGCTGATACAAGAGAAGGGATCATGTATAGCAGAACCGGTCATGGGTAAATCCGGGGCCATATCAACCCTGTCACGCGCGCATGGCTATTTTTTGATTGATGAAGACAGCCAGGGAGTCACCCAGGATTCTCCGGTCGAGGTATATATCTACTCATGAGCACACGAAATATTTACGTTAAGAACACTCCCCTGCAGGAAGCCCGCGATAAATGGTTCAAGGCTCTGCAAGACAAAGGATTCTTTTCCAGAAATCGTTCCGAGATCATTGCTGTCGATGATTGCCTCGGCAAAGTCACAGCGGAGCCTGTATTTGCGAGACGCTCTTCCCCCGCACACAACGCAGCGGCAATGGACGGAATCGCAGTACACTTTGCAGATCTGGCCTCCGCCAGTGAAGCATCGCCAGTTCAACTCTCACCTGAAAAATTCCAACAGGTGAACACCGGCAATGCCATACCGGAAGGTTGTAATGCAGTGGTAATGATTGAGGATGTACATATCCTCGACAACGGCTCAGCAGAACTTCACATGCCGGCCACTCCCTGGCAGCATGTCCGAACCATCGGTGAGGATATCGTTGCCACCGAACTGATTCTGCCAGAGGGACACCACATCAGGCCGATTGATCAGGGAGCTATGCTTGCCACCGGCATCACTGAAGTAGCTGTCCAACGCAGCCCAAAAGCCACAGTGATTCCAACTGGTAGTGAATTGATTCAACCCAACCAGGAACCAAAGCCAGGGGAAATCATTGAATTCAATTCCCGCATTCTTGCCGGTTACCTGCAGGATTGGGGTGTCGATGCCAGCCGGTCCCAGCCAGTGGCTGATAATCCGGAGGCATTGCGTGCCGCATTGACTCAAGCCGCCGCAGAAAATGACTTTGTGGTCATGAACGCAGGTGCTTCCGCAGGTACCAAGGATTTCAGCTCGACAATTCTCGCCGAGATTGGTGATGTCATTGTCCACGGTGTTGCCATCAAGCCCGGGAAACCTGTTATTCTGGCTCTTATTGGTGATACACCGGTTATTGGCCTTCCTGGTTATCCTGTATCCGCTGTTCTTACCATGCGGATTTTCATCAGACACCTGGTGAGCACCCTGCTCGGGAGGGAACTTGATGACCACGGTACGATTGAAGCTGTCATGTCCAGGCCCGTCCACTCTGCCATGGGAGTAGATGAGTTTGTCCGTATAACCCTGGGCAAGGTCGGCGATACCCTGATGGCAACCCCTGCAGGCAAAGGTGGCGGAGCGGTAATGTCATTGGTTCGTGCAGATGGACTGCTTACTATCCCCGTCGGTAACGAGGGCGTCGGTGCCGGTGAAAAGGTACAGATTGAGCTGGTTCGTCCCCAGGCTGAAGTAGACGCCACTCTGGTCTTCATCGGCAGCCACGATAATATTCTTGACCTGCTTGCCAACCAACTGCATCAGCAGCGGCCCTATACCAGGATTTCCTCAGCCCATGTCGGTTCCATGGGTGGAATAATGGCCATTCGTCGTAACGAGGCCCATCTTGCCGGCTGCCACCTGCTCGATGAAGCTACCGATGAATACAACATTCCATTTATAAAACGTCTTCTTCCCCGGATTCCACTGCAGCTCATTAATCTCTGCTATCGCGAACAGGGGCTGATTGTACCGAAAGGCAATCCGAAAAACATTCAATGCTTCCAGGATATGGTTGATGGCGATCTTACCTTCATTAACCGTCAGGGAGGAGCGGGAACGCGCCTGCTGACCGATAAAATTTTAAAAGAATCGGGGATCTCTCCGGAGCAACTCAACGGTTACTACCATGAAGAATACACCCATATGAGCGTTGCCGCCGCTGTCGCCAGCACCAGTGTCGATGCAGGCATGGGCATTAGAGCTGCGGCCGTTGCCCTGGGCCTCGATTTCGTACCGATTGCCGAGGAGCGGTACGATCTTATCGTTCCACAAAAATTCCTCGACGACCCGAAAGTAATAAAAGTACTCGACCTCATTCGCAATGGGGAAGAATTTCATAATAAGATACTTGCCCTTGGAGGTTATAACCTGCGTGATACCGGCAAGGTTCTCTATGAACAGGGTGAATGATCCCCCTGTGCGAATTTAGCCTTTTCAGGCTATCTCAGGTAGAGACATCAGCACCCTGAAGTAAACGAATGAAACTATTTATAATCAAAAGACATACACCTGGACAGGGTAAATCTAGAACCCATTATTAGGAGGTTGTTTATGAAAGACAGAATTTTTAGGGTAAACCTCACCGACATGACCACTACGGTCGAGGATGTACCGGAATCCTGGGCAGGACATGGCGGACGAGGCCTTACCTCAACCATAGTTGCTGCAGAAGTTGATCCGACCTGCCACCCGCTGGGACCCAAAAACAAACTTGTTTTCGCTCCGGGTCTGCTCTCGGGTACAGTTGCGGCCAACTCCGGCCGTCTCTCTGTCGGTGGCAAGAGCCCTCTGACAGGAACTATCAAAGAGGCTAACGGTGGTGGTACCGCCGCCCAGTTAATGGCTCGCTGCGGTGTCAAAGCACTGATCCTCGAAGGACAACCTGCGGATGACAAATGGTTCAGCCTCGCCGTTACCCCTGAGGGAGTAACTATTGAGGAAGAAACCGAACTCGTAGGCAAAGGTAATTTTGCGGTTCTGGAGACACTCTCCACTCGTCTCGAGAACAATCCGGCCATTATCACTATCGGCCCTGCCGGTGAAATGAAGATGGCTGCTGCGAATATTTCCATCAAAGATCCGGATGGCGGTATTCGCTCCAACGGTCGTGGTGGCCTTGGCGCGGTAATGGGTTCCAAACGCGTGAAATTCATCTCTGTAACCCCTGGCGATGCCAAGCTTGAAATTGCTGACCCGGAAGCCTTTAAAGCAGCAAACAGAACTTTTGCCAAAGCACTGGTTGATCACCCGGTCAGCCAGGCACTTGGCCAGTATGGCACCAACGTTCTGGTTAATATCATCAACGAGTCTGGCGGCCTGCCGACCAAAAACTTTACCCAGGGCCAGTTCGAGGGACATGAAAAGATCTCCGGCGAAACCATGCACGACACCATCAAGGAGCGTGGCGGCCGCGTGAAGCACAACTGTCACCCTGGTTGTGTTATTCAGTGTTCCCAGGTGTACCACGACGCAGACGGCAAAAAGCTCACCTCGGGTTTTGAGTATGAGTCTATCTGGGCTATGGGCGCAGACTGCTGTGTTGACAACCTTGATCATATCGCAATGGCTGATAAGCTGATGGATGATATCGGTATTGACTCCATCGAAACATCAGTGGCATTCGGTGTTGCCATGGAAGCCGGCATCCTCGAATTTGGTGACGGTGAAGGCGTTTGTCGTATGCTGAAAGAAGATGTCGCTACCGGCACAGGATTAGGTAGAGTAATTGGTAACGGTGCCGGTTCTGTTGGCCGTACCTATGGTGTTACCCGTGTTCCGGTTGTCAAGAACCAGGCTATCCCTGCATACGATCCACGCGCCATTAAGGGTATCGGTATCACCTATGCTACCTCCACCCAGGGCGCAGATCATACCATGGGCTACACCATCGCCACCAACATCCTCAATGTCGGCGGCGCGGTAGATCCACTTACCAAGGAAGGCCAGGTTGAACTTTCCAGAAACCTGCAGATCGCCACTGCGGCCATCGATTCCACCGGCATGTGTCTGTTCATCGCTTTTGCAGCGCTGGATAACGAGGAGTGTCTGCCTGCTCTTATCGACCTGCTCAACGCCCGCTTCGGTATCAGCCTTACTGCTGATGACGTAGTAAATCTTGGTAAATACATCCTGAAGACTGAAAGAGAATTCAACGAGAAAGCCGGTTTTACCAACCTGGATGATCGTTTGCCTGAATTTTTCTACAATGAGCCTCTGTCACCGCATAACGTTGTATTTGATTTCAGCGGCGAGGAAATTGACACCTTCTGGGACTTCTAATGAAAATCAAGGTCAAACTCTTTGCCTACTTTCGGGACAACAGGTTCATGGAAGAGTTCAGAGACTACCCAAAAGGTACCACTGTCGGCAATGTGGTTGACGGTCTCGACATAGACAGAGAGGAAGTTGGTGTGCTCATGACAAACTTCAGGCACACCAGCTTCGAAGCTGAACTGAAAGAAGACGACATCCTCGCCATCTTTCCAGTAGTTGGTGGTGGCTGAAGCTGTCATTCATCACAATTTATTTGTATTGTCACGTATTATCACAAGCCGGGTCGCTTTTCTGACCCGGCTTTTTCTTTTTTCATTTCCTCAACACCCTTCTATAAAAGATTTTGATTTCCGAACACACTCAAAGTGAATAACCTTTTCATTTTGTTTACTTTTCAGTTGATACACGAATCTACTGTGTGTTAGAGTGCCGTAAATTAGTTATTATTCCCATCTTCGGCCTATTGAGGACAATCCGCATGGATTCCACCAGAGCGTTGATACTTGAGTGCAGGTCCAGCTCTCCGGATGATGATACATTCATTTCAAGGGTCAACGGACTTGTCGCGCAATATGGCAATTCTGTCTATCCCGCCCTTTTCGAAACTCTGACCACTCTCGACCTTTCGCAGGCAACTGCAAGAGACTACTGGCAACTCATTGTAGCCCATCGTCGTCATCTGATGGATGCTCTTGGCAGAGAGGTTGATCTGCTCACTGCCACGAGCGATTTTCTGCAAACCTCTACCAAACTTCTCAACGACCCGAGACTGGTCGATGTTTCCACTTATGAAAATGTTGTCACCGACTCAATACACGACAAGCTTACCGGCCTTTACAATCGTCCCTATTTCGACGAAACCTACGAGCAACAGGTATCGCTGGCAAAAAGATATGACACAGAACTTGCCGTACTTTTCCTCGATGTGGATGATTTCAAGGAAGTCAACGACAGTTTCGGTCACCTGGCCGGAGATTTCGCACTGCAGAAAGTGGCCAAAATTATTCAGGATGAGAAACGTGACAGTGATATAGCTTCAAGATATGGAGGCGAAGAGTTTGTTCTTCTCATGCCCCATACCCAAAGTGATAGCGCATCTATCCTTGCCGAACGTATCCGGAAAAAAATCGAGCTCACAGAATTTGAATTTGACGGTAAACATTTCAGCCTCACCATCAGCGGTGGTCTCGCGTCTTACCCTACAGACGCCACTGACCCCAGGGATTTACTGACCATGGCTGACAAAGCTGTATACCGGGCCAAGGGAGCAGGGAAAAACAACATATCTCTTTTCAAACAGGACAAACGCAAGTATCTCCGCGTTGGGATGGAACGCGAAGTCCTGCTGAAGAGTTTTGACTTCGTTAACGAACCGTACACTACCTTCAGCAGTAAAAATATCGGAATAGGCGGCATGTTACTTTCCGGCTCCACGCCGCTCCCGGTTGGCAGTATTCAGAAGATGAGCGTCCCGGTTAATGGTGGAGAACCTTTAATGCTGATAGGTAAAGTGGTTCGCATCTCAGAACCACACCCATCATTATTTGAAATCGGGATGAGTTTCTCCCTGAAAGAAATGACCAAGCTGGCCAACTCAGAAATAGCCATATTCCTTCGGAAAAATAGTGTCGAGGAAGTGCCCAAAACCCTTGAACCGGCCTACTCATAGCTGCATCGGCCTTATTTTTTACAGTTCCGGAGCTTATACTTCTTAAGCCAGACACGGTGCCATCGTTTTCAGGCCAGATAAAATTTCTGCTGTCCTTCCAGGGCACAAGTGGTAAGCTAATTACAGATGTTGCTTAAAATAAACCATTTGTTTGTTTTGTAACTTGCATGGCATCATGAAAACTTTACACGTCAATGTCAGGGGTCGGGTGCAGGGCGTATTCTATCGAGATTATTCTAAACGCCAGGCAGATTTACTGAATATCAGAGGCTGGATACGCAACATGCCTGACGGCTCCGTAGAAGCAGTCATCTCCGGCAATGATTCAGACGTGGATCAAATGATCGAATGGTTTCAAATGGGCTCCCCACTCTCCCACGTCACCTCCGTTCATGCCGAAGAGGTGTTCTACACTGAAGATCTGAACAACTTTGAAATCCGTTATTACAGGTAAAGTGTGCTACTCGACATTTCCCATTTCAATCTCTGGGTCAGAACCGAAACATCCGATGGTAAACGGATAGATTCCCAGCTTCTGCACGACATCAATCTGCAGATAGCGAAAAATCAGACCCTAGCCTTAGTAGGGGAATCTGGTTCCGGAAAATCCGTTACAGCTCTGTCTGTTTTACGCCTGCTCGAAGAAAGTTCCACCATCCGCACTCAAGGATCAATTCTCTTTGAGAATTCGAATATCCTCAAGCTTCCGCCGCCGGAAATACGATCCATACGAGGCAATAAGGTTGCCATGATTTTCCAGGAACCGATGACCTCGCTCAACCCGGTTTACACCATTGGCAATCAGATGATTGAACCGCTCCAGCTCCATAGGGGTATGAACCAGATAGATGCGGAGCGGGAGGCAATTCAGCTACTCGGCAGGACAGGCATAACTGACCCGGAGACCCGGATGAGAAGCTACCCTCATCAGCTCTCCGGGGGGCAGCGACAACGGATTATGATCGCCATGGCTCTTGCCTGCCGACCACAACTGCTCATTGCCGATGAACCTACTACTGCGCTCGATGTAACGGTTCAGGCCCAAATTCTGGCTCTCATCAAGGATCTGCAGAGGGAATTTGAGATGTCAGTGCTGCTCATAACTCACGATCTCTCGCTGGTAGAAAAAGTCGCTGATACACTGGCGATAATGAAAGATGGCAGGATAGTCGAGTCAGGCAAATGCAGCCGGATTCTCACTCAGCCCGAGCATCCATACACCAGGCACCTTCTCTCATCGGTACCATCGGACCAGCCAGGGCCAAAACCCATTAGTCCCCCAATCCTTGAAACCCGCGATTTAAGCTGTACATTCAGCATCAACGTTGGTTGGGTTAATCTCTTTAAACG of the Desulfosediminicola ganghwensis genome contains:
- a CDS encoding molybdopterin biosynthesis protein encodes the protein MSTRNIYVKNTPLQEARDKWFKALQDKGFFSRNRSEIIAVDDCLGKVTAEPVFARRSSPAHNAAAMDGIAVHFADLASASEASPVQLSPEKFQQVNTGNAIPEGCNAVVMIEDVHILDNGSAELHMPATPWQHVRTIGEDIVATELILPEGHHIRPIDQGAMLATGITEVAVQRSPKATVIPTGSELIQPNQEPKPGEIIEFNSRILAGYLQDWGVDASRSQPVADNPEALRAALTQAAAENDFVVMNAGASAGTKDFSSTILAEIGDVIVHGVAIKPGKPVILALIGDTPVIGLPGYPVSAVLTMRIFIRHLVSTLLGRELDDHGTIEAVMSRPVHSAMGVDEFVRITLGKVGDTLMATPAGKGGGAVMSLVRADGLLTIPVGNEGVGAGEKVQIELVRPQAEVDATLVFIGSHDNILDLLANQLHQQRPYTRISSAHVGSMGGIMAIRRNEAHLAGCHLLDEATDEYNIPFIKRLLPRIPLQLINLCYREQGLIVPKGNPKNIQCFQDMVDGDLTFINRQGGAGTRLLTDKILKESGISPEQLNGYYHEEYTHMSVAAAVASTSVDAGMGIRAAAVALGLDFVPIAEERYDLIVPQKFLDDPKVIKVLDLIRNGEEFHNKILALGGYNLRDTGKVLYEQGE
- a CDS encoding acylphosphatase; this encodes MKTLHVNVRGRVQGVFYRDYSKRQADLLNIRGWIRNMPDGSVEAVISGNDSDVDQMIEWFQMGSPLSHVTSVHAEEVFYTEDLNNFEIRYYR
- a CDS encoding GGDEF domain-containing protein; amino-acid sequence: MDSTRALILECRSSSPDDDTFISRVNGLVAQYGNSVYPALFETLTTLDLSQATARDYWQLIVAHRRHLMDALGREVDLLTATSDFLQTSTKLLNDPRLVDVSTYENVVTDSIHDKLTGLYNRPYFDETYEQQVSLAKRYDTELAVLFLDVDDFKEVNDSFGHLAGDFALQKVAKIIQDEKRDSDIASRYGGEEFVLLMPHTQSDSASILAERIRKKIELTEFEFDGKHFSLTISGGLASYPTDATDPRDLLTMADKAVYRAKGAGKNNISLFKQDKRKYLRVGMEREVLLKSFDFVNEPYTTFSSKNIGIGGMLLSGSTPLPVGSIQKMSVPVNGGEPLMLIGKVVRISEPHPSLFEIGMSFSLKEMTKLANSEIAIFLRKNSVEEVPKTLEPAYS
- the glp gene encoding gephyrin-like molybdotransferase Glp, encoding MTSKPQTRDMLGRTTLTPVPEARSILLDQLQKISPETETIRIEDGLDRVLAQSIFSAENLPPHPRSVMDGFAVCAADTFGASESMPCYLQITGNVAMGEMPVGEVQRGCCFKIATGGFLPKGADAVIMHEHTVPVDETMIEIVKGGGPGTAIIGVGDDIREGEEALKPGHLLRPQDLGLLAALGITQIKVYRQVRVGIVSTGDEIVPHSEQPGPGKIRNINSVALVGLISRAGAIPTDYGIVSDQREVFFPVLENALKENDIVLFSGGSSVGVRDLGEQAVESLGPPGILVHGVKLKPGKPVLIGLSGTKPVFGLPGHPVSALVCFDLFVAPAIKQLSGEVTGPKPTATVTAKLSRNLNSAAGRLDLVRVRLIQEKGSCIAEPVMGKSGAISTLSRAHGYFLIDEDSQGVTQDSPVEVYIYS
- a CDS encoding MoaD/ThiS family protein; translated protein: MKIKVKLFAYFRDNRFMEEFRDYPKGTTVGNVVDGLDIDREEVGVLMTNFRHTSFEAELKEDDILAIFPVVGGG
- a CDS encoding aldehyde ferredoxin oxidoreductase family protein → MKDRIFRVNLTDMTTTVEDVPESWAGHGGRGLTSTIVAAEVDPTCHPLGPKNKLVFAPGLLSGTVAANSGRLSVGGKSPLTGTIKEANGGGTAAQLMARCGVKALILEGQPADDKWFSLAVTPEGVTIEEETELVGKGNFAVLETLSTRLENNPAIITIGPAGEMKMAAANISIKDPDGGIRSNGRGGLGAVMGSKRVKFISVTPGDAKLEIADPEAFKAANRTFAKALVDHPVSQALGQYGTNVLVNIINESGGLPTKNFTQGQFEGHEKISGETMHDTIKERGGRVKHNCHPGCVIQCSQVYHDADGKKLTSGFEYESIWAMGADCCVDNLDHIAMADKLMDDIGIDSIETSVAFGVAMEAGILEFGDGEGVCRMLKEDVATGTGLGRVIGNGAGSVGRTYGVTRVPVVKNQAIPAYDPRAIKGIGITYATSTQGADHTMGYTIATNILNVGGAVDPLTKEGQVELSRNLQIATAAIDSTGMCLFIAFAALDNEECLPALIDLLNARFGISLTADDVVNLGKYILKTEREFNEKAGFTNLDDRLPEFFYNEPLSPHNVVFDFSGEEIDTFWDF
- a CDS encoding ABC transporter ATP-binding protein — protein: MLLDISHFNLWVRTETSDGKRIDSQLLHDINLQIAKNQTLALVGESGSGKSVTALSVLRLLEESSTIRTQGSILFENSNILKLPPPEIRSIRGNKVAMIFQEPMTSLNPVYTIGNQMIEPLQLHRGMNQIDAEREAIQLLGRTGITDPETRMRSYPHQLSGGQRQRIMIAMALACRPQLLIADEPTTALDVTVQAQILALIKDLQREFEMSVLLITHDLSLVEKVADTLAIMKDGRIVESGKCSRILTQPEHPYTRHLLSSVPSDQPGPKPISPPILETRDLSCTFSINVGWVNLFKRKKRIIRAVDKITFTLHKGTTCGIVGESGSGKTTLAMAILKLVKSTGIIDFDAVDLQQLSNREMRTKRSDIQIVFQDPYSSLSPRLTVYQILEEGLVIHFPESDREDRINRVYEALEEVGLEPEMAHRYPHEFSGGQRQRIAIARVVILKPRLLILDEPTSALDVTIQAQIIELLKTLQSRYNMSYIFISHDLRVIRSISDYIVVMQNGQMVESGPAHKVFTAPEKEYTKTLFSAALEAPATAPAAS